A genomic segment from Microcella flavibacter encodes:
- the alr gene encoding alanine racemase: protein MTTRPFREARVSIAAIAHNVALLRRLAPSPHLMAVVKADGYGHGAVTAARAALEAGADHLGVADVAEALELRAAGIDAPVLAWLLDPHGDLEPALAAGVAIGVSSLAQLERVAAAGHRPAVHLKADTGLSRNGAVEAEWGALLERTAALVGSGAVRLEGVFSHVSGTSADDDRAQLAAFERFLDALQAHGLEPGIRHLAASGAALDLPEARYDMVRAGIALYGLPPAPHHRSLELRPAMQLSAAVASVKRVPAGSGVSYGYRLRTGEASTLALVPLGYADGVPRAAEHAPVLINGRTFPVVARIAMDQLVVDVGDHPVAVGDRAVLFGDPAEGEPSAEHWADAAGTIGYEIVTRIGRRVTRTRA from the coding sequence GCCCGCACCTGATGGCGGTCGTCAAGGCCGACGGCTACGGGCACGGCGCGGTCACCGCCGCGCGCGCGGCGCTCGAGGCGGGGGCCGACCATCTCGGCGTCGCCGACGTCGCCGAGGCGCTCGAGCTGCGGGCGGCGGGCATCGACGCCCCCGTGCTCGCCTGGCTGCTCGACCCGCACGGCGACCTCGAGCCGGCGCTCGCGGCGGGCGTGGCGATCGGCGTGAGTTCGCTCGCGCAGCTCGAGCGCGTCGCCGCGGCCGGGCACCGGCCGGCCGTGCACCTCAAGGCCGACACCGGGCTCAGCCGCAACGGGGCGGTCGAGGCCGAGTGGGGGGCGCTGCTCGAGCGCACGGCGGCGCTCGTGGGCTCCGGCGCCGTGCGTCTGGAGGGCGTCTTCAGCCACGTCTCCGGCACGAGCGCCGACGACGACCGCGCGCAGCTCGCCGCCTTCGAGCGGTTCCTGGATGCCCTGCAGGCGCACGGCCTCGAGCCGGGCATCCGCCATCTCGCCGCCTCGGGCGCGGCGCTCGACCTGCCCGAGGCCCGCTACGACATGGTGCGCGCCGGCATCGCGCTCTACGGGCTGCCGCCCGCGCCGCACCACCGCTCCCTGGAGCTGCGGCCGGCCATGCAGCTGAGCGCCGCGGTCGCTTCGGTGAAGCGCGTGCCCGCGGGCAGCGGCGTCTCGTACGGCTACCGCTTGCGCACGGGGGAGGCGTCGACGCTCGCGCTCGTGCCGCTCGGCTACGCCGACGGCGTGCCCCGTGCGGCCGAGCACGCCCCCGTGCTCATCAACGGCCGCACGTTCCCGGTGGTCGCCCGCATCGCCATGGACCAGCTCGTCGTCGACGTCGGGGATCACCCCGTGGCCGTCGGCGACCGCGCGGTGCTCTTCGGGGATCCGGCGGAGGGCGAGCCGAGCGCCGAGCACTGGGCCGACGCCGCGGGCACGATCGGCTACGAGATCGTCACCCGCATCGGCCGCCGCGTGACGAGGACGCGCGCGTGA